The region TGTTATGCCAGAGCATTATTTGGTCCCTAACAGAGGTGCAACTCATACCACAAAGACCCTGAGCTGCTTTATTTCTGAAAGTATCCTCAAAGTAGTAAAGTCCATCCTTCATCTTAGCACTGCCAATCATCTTCCCCGAAATCCGGTCCTGAAAAACACAATGAGTGTCAAAGAATGTCACACTGCAATTGGaatctttgcagattttgctaaTAGAAAGAAGGTTGCAAGATAGTTTGGGCACATGTAAAACTTTTCCTAAGTCAATGTTATTGGATAAGGTAATCTTCCCCTTCCCTGCAATTGCGGAAAAAGAACCATCTGCAATTCTAATTTTTCCATTTCCAGAACAAGGAGAATAGGTTTTAAATAAAGGAGAAAGGCTAGTCATATGATCTGAAGCACCTGAATCAATGATCCATGGTGCATGAATATTTGAGGTGCAATTAAGGGAGCTAGGGGtagaaaaattacctgtttgtgCCACAGAACCACTAGGAGTACCagataaaaaattagaatttaacAACCTTATGAGTTCCTCAACTTGTTCCTTTTTCAAGGAAGTCTTTTCTGCCTCATGAGCTGTAGGGAAAGATTTTTGATTTTTAGGACCTGACTTGCCACCCTTTAGATGTGCTGGCCTCCCAATAATTTTCCAGCAACTTTCCCGAGTATGACCGGGTCTGTTGCAGTGATCACACCAGCGGTTTGAGAAGTTCTTCTGGTTAGTAGAAGTCTTAAGGGCAACAGTTTCTACAGCAAGAGCATTGGTCTCAGAAGGAGGTGCATCCGTTTTGGACTTTCCCATCATCACACTTCTGCGAGtttcctctcttctaacttcagcAAAGACCTCACCCAATGAAGGTAAGGTTGCTCTCCCAATGATTCTGCCACGAACTTCATCTAGCTCTTCATTCAGACCAGCAAGAAACTGAAATATTCTACCTTCTTCCACGGTTTGTCGATGGTGTTTGGCATCCTCTGCAGAGTTCCACTTGTAAGTGTTGAAGAGATCTAGATCATGCCAAACTCGCTTCAAAGAGTGGAAGTATTTTGTCACGTTATTACCTCCCTGCCGAATTTCTCTGACTTTCAAGGTGAGTTCATAGATCTGAGATTTGTTCTCAAGATCTGAATACATTTCCGTGACACTATCCCATAGCTCTTTGGCTGTGGAATAACACATGTAATTGCTGCTAATGTCCTCCTCCATGGAGTTTACCAGCCATGTCATCACCATGGAGTTTTCAGCGTCCCAAACAGCATATTGTGGATCAGCAATATCTGGCATGGGTTTCTCACCAGTGAGATACCCAAGTTTTCCTCTGCCACGAATATACAACTGGACAGATTGGGACCACCGGAAATAGTTCGACCCATTGAGTCGAAAAGTGGTGATTTGGACAGAATGAGATTCACCGAACAGGACTCGCTGCTCCTGCCTTGGAGGCACAGAATGAGATTCGCCGAACAGGACTCGCTGCTCCTGCCTTGGAGGCTGCGAGACTTTGGGAACCACAATCTCCTCCGTATTCTGATCATCGCTGGCTGAGGAACTGTCAGCCATGGATGCAAATCAGATGCGCAGAGATCTTTGCTCTGATGCCAAGTTGAAATATTTGGTAAtattattgatatgaaaaactgtacagggattcctcttcttatagagggaattacataatgtgattgatcaaagtcaaagaaggaaatccttgactaaagagagaattagggagaatgaatgaaaataagaaactacctaaaataaactaagtacaaacaggaaacaacataattatatacaaacaaaaatataactgctaattaagagcattaaatgctctatttcacagtctgttgacaaaaatattttttctataaAATCTTTAATTGTTTATGGGTTCAGAaggatttttttattatattcttTCTTTCTATGAACATATTCCACTTTTTAAAGAAAGTTTAAAGTTTTAGGGAAACAGCAAGTTTGtctacacacacacacacacacacacacacacacacacacattggGGAGATTAAGTTACAACGGTGGAAGACTTTTAATAGTCTTACGCCGTTAGAAACATGAGATAGAATGAGTTTTATTTATTCAATCGTTGAATTATAACTAGTCTTGACATTGGTTGTTTGTGTCTAATCTCATCAAAGTTAATTAACAGTAAGTGCATAATCAAATGATtcctatttttatatattttaaaatgtcTGTTTGACATTAATCTTACTGTACCTCAATGATGTGTTAAATTATTTTAGATTGATATAAAAATTCATAGATATGGTCTACATGATAGCAACTTGCAATCCAGCAGTGAATTTAAGAATACAATCTGATAGAGGTGGCAAAACGGGTCACTTACATGCCTAAGAATAGGCGGGATGTGCTGGACTCTTGTCCCATCCCACACCAGATGACCAGAGTCTTATACTTCTCATGTTAGACTCTAGTCCCATACCTTACAATTGGATCCTAAGACAGCTATATGATAAAAAGTTAATGAATGGTGTAAGACTACTAAAGTTCTACAGCGGTATAATTTGTTCCCTTTCAATTATACTTAGATACTTGAAAAACTTTAAATGCTAACTAaattattcaaaatttaatCTGTTCTAATGTTGAGAAGTAATAAAAATATGGCATTTGTATTCACATATTGAGAGTAGATCAAGGCAAAAGACCTATATATTAAAGTACAAAAAAACCCTATATATAGTTATATGCTCTTTCAGCAGCCACACTAGCTGAGATGTTCAATTGCATCATGTGATGTAGTCTGCGATTTAAATCCTTGTGAAAATTAATCAAAATCTCCCCTATGAAAAATTGGCTCTGATATTTGGATTAAGTATATAAATGTTAGTCCTAGAACttattttttttgtgtgtgtatcaacattaatatttatttttagacaAGCATATCTCCTTTGCAATGCACCGCATGATAATTACCTGCACATTTTATGATTCAGGTAAGTCCTGCAACTGGTATTATAAGACCAGATGAAATTGTTGAGGTATCAGTACATGATGAGGAATTTCAGACTCTTGAAGAgtttgttgatggggttgtacAAAACTCTTGGTGTGAAGACTCCAGAGACAAGGAAGCTATATTGGTTGTTAAGGTGCATGGCAATTACACTGTGCAGGCAAGAGACCACCGTGTCCGTGTTCACCACTGTTATTCATCGAAGAAAAACCAAATGATAGACCCTCAATCAAACGGCTCCAGGCATATCCAAGGAAGTGCACTACACCGATCCGATTTCCAACGTTTCAGCAGTTCCTTAGATGTGGTTGACCAGCTACAGAAATTGAAAAGCCCTTAAAGCAGCAGTTTATGTGAGTGCATgtaactattttattttattgttttggtgGAAGAGCAAATGATTGGTAGATGGTTTTGGAACACGCACAAGGTCTTGTTTATACATGCTGTAATAAGCATCTTGATCATGTTTGTTAATTTTTTCCCCCATAGGGAGCTTGGGGTccaacttgtaatcatcaagcTGATTGAACTGTACAGAGAAAGCAAATACATGGCAAAAAAAATGTAGAGACAGCTTTTTCTAGATTATTTGATTTATTCAGAAATGACCCCAATTTATTGTGTAAATGACTATGTGCCTTACAACACAACCTGCAACTGAAGGGGAAAACCTAATGACATGTTGCTACTGCAACATTGTTTTGTTTGTTCATTACAATAAATATTTGATACTTTTCTAGTTACAACTTTGTATTTTTTGTCTGGAATTGTGTAATGGAAAAGTCCATTTTGTTTATCGACTTCTGTTGTATGTGGCCTTTGTTAAATACAAAAACATACTAAAAGATGGGTTTGATTACtgaattttttactttttcttatATGTATCATAAGTTCAAGTATTTGccgttaaaattaaaattagttatgTTACAGTGTAGTTATTCTAATAACCACCGGAGAAATAGCTTAATGAAAATGTCTAATGTTAAAACTATGGCATCTATGGCTAAAATCTAACACGGGATAGTAccactattttttttatataattttaacaGATAGTTTAACTtcaattttttaacttaaaGTCCACATCTCCCCGTAAAACTCCAGATTTCGACATTCCATATTCCCCTTTGCATTACTTTTGCACTTTCAGCTCATTCTTGATACTTCAGCACCATGGAGGTGTTGGGAGACAAGGAGAGCACCAGCAATTTTGACCTGCATATGGGGATCCTTGTGGGGATTGCCCCATTTGGGGAGCCGATCTTGGGGAATTTTTCCCCGTGGGGATGAGGACAAAAATCCCCTTGAGACAAATCTGAGATAGGGGCGTGGATCACCCTCCCCGCCCTGCGGAATCTCCGCCTCGTATACATACGTAAAAATTTAATAGTACCCTTAATAATAAAGTCAAGTAGCTAATAGAAATGTATAAATAACCATAAACATAGtcaattatataaaaaaaaataatacaatcAGATTAAATAATAAGTATAAtaacaccaatttttttttatcaagtataaaagtaaaaaccctaaatttCTTACCACTATTATGCTATTTCAAATTTCTTATTTTGTAGACTTCACATAGTGTGATAAATTTTAATCAATGTTATTTGaactatattatatattttcacGGAATTTGACATGTTCCATTCTTATTTGTGATACAAGTAaaaatttatgttattttataCTTAATTTAGTTTTTATTCGATTTTTAATGATGTGTTAATGGTACTCTTTGGGACGTGGAACCCGCGGGGAGGTATGGATTGGGGATGGGGCGAAAATTCACCCCGTCGTGGGGATGGGAAGTGAGGATGGGACAAGGAAGAGATGCGGGGACGTGGAGTGGGGAGGCACTCCCTGCCCGCCCCCGCCCCGGGCGGATGCCATCCCTAGAAAGCACCAAGTTACATGGCTAGCGTCAAAGGCCACCAAGAAAATTAGACATCATATCTTTACTCAAAACCTTACAATATTGGGTATGTTGgtaactcttatattatttttactttGCCCCTTCTTAACTACTTTAAAAAAACAACTCACGGTTGCATTACCAACAAGCCCCCCCTCCGTCACATTGCTAGAAAACTTTCAACACAAGGCATCACCATGGTCACACCAACCACTAGCTTTAATACCACTTACTAGGGAAACTACGGGAGCAAGCGACAATGTGCTAATACAAAAGACATTCCTTAGAACCAAACACCACAACACCTCAGGGTGAATTCCAaattgatcttttttttttcaaaaggacCTATTTTCAGGCTGGAGACTAGGGTGGACGTTTTAGACTTGGTTCATGAGTGGACCATGATTAAACGTAATTGGATCTTAGAATCTAAGAATATTCTTTAGATGAGTGGTTATGATTCATTTAGTGataaaaagggtaaaaatgtaGACATCTCACTCTCTTCCAAAACACTAGTAGGACTTCGTCCTCGACGgagaatgaaaaaccattggtgATAGCTCCAATGACATTGATGAACCTGGTTCTAGCATCTCCTACGGTCTCAACCTCTGACGAGCCACCAAGCAACCCGATGGAGAATACAACATCAATGCAGCACCGTCGTGTCGTGTTCTGCCTAAAGCGATGCTGCTAGAGAAGTTTAAGGACGATCTGGAAAGGCTCCCGCATGGCCAGGATCGTCATGTTCCATGAAATCCATGTTATAAATCCAtgaaaaaatggaaaagaaaaggGTTGacaaaggaggaggaggatgtttcCTTCCTCAAGAAATAAGAGAAAACTTCAGTCTTTCCTTCACAAATGGAGCACTACAATGAAGATGACTTCAAATCTGCTTTGTTGCATGCTTGAATTGTAGCTCCCAAGATAAAACTTGGATTTTAATTAACCTAACAAACAAAAGCTTGGATTTTTCTAAACCCAACTGACTGAACCTTAGATTTTTCTGTTACAGGCACAAGGAAAATGGAAGGATAGCAAAACAATAAATGTGTGAAAAGCAAAACAACAACGCTGGTGAGGGATTGTCGAAATGGTGGACCATAGCAGCTTGTGACGACAATGCAATGGAGGGCTCATGGACAAGCAAACAGTTGTTACAACAACTCATGTGAGGGGGTTGTCAAGGAGGACGCGGTTCAAGGAGGAGAAAGGGTAGTAGTTGGGATGAGATGAGCAGGGAGCGGGAGGAAGAGTTAGAGGTAGGGGAGAGTGGTGGAAGAGAACGTGATTGTCCAAATAACGCTGAGTGGACCGGTAGACCAAAATATAAAAGGTTCACTCTAGCCTTCGTCATTTTCAAAACCttcctggaaaaaaaaattccccatAATTTTGGCTGATTATATAGGAGTTGTGGGTGTGGGATCGTAATCTTTATTCGTCCACTTAAGCTCgttacaaataaaaaaaaacagtatataatttttttattggacaTTTTGGTATCTCTTCTCTTTGAATAAATATTCtactttttccattttttttttctattgtgctactcttttctttttctttgatttctGTGATTGTTCCTTCTTCAATGCATTGTGACTTTCCACTCCAAAATCTCAGTGAACATAAAAGATAAAATCTTGAATATTTGAGTGGCATTTTTCAAGCCTGGttgaataattataataaacaCTGACTACTTTTGGAGCTGACATATATAGTATCAAACCTAAGAGGAACAACAACCCTTTTTTGACTGCCCATCTGCTTCTAGATTTTCTCCTTGTATAACCACACTCTTCCCATTTTCAATCCGCGGAACTTCATGTTTGCTGAGCTCTTGAGACATCATAACCTTCCGACTTAGAATGTTGTAGATCTCCTTTACAACTGTTTGAAAAGCTGCTGCTACATTTGATGAATCAAGAGCTGATGTCTCCATGAAGAACAAACCCTGTGCTTCAGCTAAGGCCTTGCCTTCAGCAGTAGTCACCTCCCTTGCATCCTTAAGATCTGACTTGTTCCCAACAAGTATGGTGACAACGTTCATGTCAGAGTGAGCTGTTACATAAACACCAGTCCATTTAATCCTCGTTTCATCATAATCAAAACCAAAGCTTGTGAGCACAAGTTCTTgaagcaagaaaaaaaaaaggtgtccTGTCAATACGTGTATGACTAAAACCACTCACCTACACATTTTCTTATATACATATGCATGTGTGTACATATTATACATAAAGACTACCCAGAAGACTGGCATAAAAATTCAGAAgttcaaaagaagaaaagagaaacaaaaactatTGACTCTCAGTGAAGTAACTAGAAAGTAGAAACTAACACCGCATGCTTGCAGTTTAGAATTTACAAAACAGAATCACTTTAGAAGACgcaacaaaattaccaaaagGACATTAAATTTCCACAACACAAATGCAAAATTATATTGTATCAATACCAAAGTGGTTGAAAATTTCCTAAATAGCAACCTCACAAAGAACCCGCTTGGAAAAAAAAGAGCAAATAAAAAACTTCAAGATGGCAAAGAATTCATACATTAACAAATTCCAAAATCAGTAACCTCGTGAAGAAAGAAGCATGCGAAAACTTCAAGATGGCAAAGAAGGATTCAAGTGTAAAACATCTCGCTCCTGACCTTCATACCATTCTTCAACTTAGTCCTCATGCAAAATTATCACAAAAAGTAGTCCCTCAATTATCTCCCCATTCTCCACATCACTCCAGGCAGAGATAGTTCGGGAACTAATGTAAAGGATGAAGAGGTTGTTTAAAGACTATCATGAATGGCAGGAGATAGTTCCGGGACTACTTTTCATGGGAATTTTGCATTAGGACTACGTTGAAAAAGCGTGTCAAGGTTAGGGATAAAATTTGGGGTTTACTTAAGGATTCAAACATAATTGTAATTCTTACTGTGAAGTTCGTTCAGCCATCGACCAATGCTATCAAACGTTTGGCGCCTGCTAATATCATATACTACAAGTGCTCCAACAGCGCCCCTATAATATGCAGATGTAACAGCTCTGAACCTCTCTTGCCCAGCTGTGTCCCATATCTGCGCTTTAATTTCCTTTCCATTTATATCGATCTTCTGAGTTTGGAACTCTACTCCTATAGTTGACTTTGAATTAGGATAAAACTCATCCCTGGCAAATCTCGCAAGTAAATTTGATTTCCCAACAGCTGAATCACCGATCAAAACAATCTTGAAAAGGTAATCCTCAGTCTTCTCATCTTCATTATAATGAGCCATCTACAAATCCCAAGGATTGCCAGTGTGTAGAAACAAATCAACAATAAATAATCATCATGGTCTCTGGCCCCTTCCCAATACTAGAATGTTACCTAAGATGAGAACAAGGATCA is a window of Lotus japonicus ecotype B-129 chromosome 5, LjGifu_v1.2 DNA encoding:
- the LOC130716656 gene encoding ras-related protein RABA5a yields the protein MAHYNEDEKTEDYLFKIVLIGDSAVGKSNLLARFARDEFYPNSKSTIGVEFQTQKIDINGKEIKAQIWDTAGQERFRAVTSAYYRGAVGALVVYDISRRQTFDSIGRWLNELHTHSDMNVVTILVGNKSDLKDAREVTTAEGKALAEAQGLFFMETSALDSSNVAAAFQTVVKEIYNILSRKVMMSQELSKHEVPRIENGKSVVIQGENLEADGQSKKGCCSS